Proteins from a single region of Egicoccus sp. AB-alg2:
- a CDS encoding 5-(carboxyamino)imidazole ribonucleotide synthase gives MPPRIGVVGGGQLARMLLPPAARLGLSLVFLARPGDAVAAVWPDVVEGEPDADGLRRLAERVDVLTVEHELVDLDTMRALEAEGLPVRPSAATLQTATDKVRQREVLGAAGVPVAPWVLATTVAEIAAFGDAHGWPLVCKRPRGGYDGRGVWMVDDLDAAAAVVEEVGGEPLLLEPKLALTRELAVLVARRPGGQTAVYDPVETVQVDAMCREVLQPPRVAPDVVRRARDIGQLVADTIGSVGMLSVELFVGRPPGSGHAGTDEVLLNELAARPHNAGHVTIEGALTSQFENHLRAVADLPLGATTSRGPAAMVNVVGGQVDPADRLAATLARVPAAAVHLYGKDYRPGRKLGHVTAVGDDVEAARVVAERAADLLTAAAAEEV, from the coding sequence TTGCCACCGAGGATCGGGGTCGTCGGTGGGGGACAGCTGGCGAGGATGCTGCTCCCACCCGCGGCGCGGCTCGGCCTGTCGCTGGTCTTCCTGGCGCGTCCCGGTGACGCGGTGGCGGCGGTGTGGCCCGACGTCGTCGAGGGTGAACCCGACGCGGACGGCCTGCGGCGCCTCGCCGAGCGCGTCGACGTGCTGACCGTCGAGCACGAGCTGGTCGACCTGGACACGATGCGGGCACTGGAGGCCGAGGGGCTGCCCGTGCGTCCCTCCGCCGCGACGCTGCAGACCGCCACGGACAAGGTGCGTCAGCGCGAGGTCCTGGGCGCCGCCGGGGTCCCGGTCGCGCCGTGGGTGCTGGCGACCACCGTCGCGGAGATCGCCGCGTTCGGCGACGCCCACGGCTGGCCGCTGGTGTGCAAGCGACCCCGCGGCGGCTACGACGGGCGCGGCGTGTGGATGGTCGACGACCTCGACGCCGCGGCCGCCGTCGTCGAGGAGGTCGGCGGCGAGCCATTGTTGCTGGAGCCGAAGCTGGCACTCACCCGCGAGTTGGCCGTCCTGGTCGCCCGCCGGCCCGGAGGACAGACCGCCGTCTACGACCCGGTGGAGACCGTCCAGGTCGACGCGATGTGTCGTGAGGTCCTGCAACCCCCCCGGGTCGCGCCGGACGTGGTGCGCCGCGCCCGCGACATCGGGCAGCTGGTCGCGGACACCATCGGCTCGGTCGGCATGCTGTCGGTGGAGCTGTTCGTCGGCCGGCCACCCGGCAGCGGCCACGCCGGGACCGACGAGGTGCTGCTGAACGAACTCGCGGCCCGCCCCCACAACGCCGGCCACGTGACCATCGAGGGCGCGCTCACCTCGCAGTTCGAGAACCACCTGCGTGCGGTCGCCGACCTGCCGCTGGGCGCGACGACCTCCCGGGGGCCGGCGGCGATGGTCAACGTCGTCGGCGGGCAGGTCGACCCCGCCGACCGGCTGGCGGCGACGCTGGCGCGCGTGCCCGCCGCGGCGGTCCACCTCTACGGCAAGGACTACCGTCCGGGCCGCAAGCTCGGGCACGTCACGGCCGTCGGCGACGACGTCGAGGCGGCCCGGGTCGTCGCCGAACGGGCCGCCGACCTGCTGACCGCGGCCGCCGCCGAGGAGGTCTGA
- a CDS encoding DUF4383 domain-containing protein, translating to MSRAPQPGPAARARTDRHPAQYLALAVGAIYLLVGLAGFLVTGFDGFAAPEGDLLLGFEVNPLHNIVHLLIGAAGLALWNRLDRARTFGWLLAGVYGVTFVYGLFVANSDEPANFLALNQADNVLHLVSALAGLAIALWPARDRSPAARATR from the coding sequence GTGAGTCGTGCTCCGCAGCCCGGTCCCGCCGCGAGGGCGCGGACCGATCGGCATCCCGCCCAGTACCTCGCGCTCGCCGTCGGGGCGATCTACCTCCTCGTCGGCTTGGCGGGCTTCCTCGTGACCGGCTTCGACGGCTTCGCCGCGCCGGAGGGCGACCTCCTGCTCGGCTTCGAGGTCAACCCGCTGCACAACATCGTGCACCTGCTCATCGGCGCCGCCGGTCTGGCGCTGTGGAACCGACTCGACCGAGCGCGCACCTTCGGCTGGCTGCTCGCCGGCGTGTACGGCGTGACGTTCGTGTACGGCCTGTTCGTGGCCAACAGCGACGAACCCGCCAACTTCCTCGCCCTCAACCAGGCAGACAACGTCCTGCACCTCGTGAGTGCGCTGGCCGGTCTGGCCATCGCGCTCTGGCCGGCACGGGATCGCTCCCCCGCCGCGCGCGCGACCCGCTGA